The Populus trichocarpa isolate Nisqually-1 chromosome 2, P.trichocarpa_v4.1, whole genome shotgun sequence genome has a window encoding:
- the LOC7490647 gene encoding peptidyl-prolyl cis-trans isomerase — translation MANPRVYFDMTIGGQPAGRIVMELFADTTPRTAENFRALCTGEKGKGRSGKPLHYKGSTFHRVIPGFMCQGGDFTAGNGTGGESIYGSKFADENFIKKHTGPGILSMANAGPGTNGSQFFVCTAKTEWLDGKHVVFGRVVEGLDVVKAIEKFGSSNGRTSKPVVVADCGQLS, via the coding sequence ATGGCAAACCCTAGAGTCTACTTCGACATGACAATCGGCGGCCAACCAGCCGGCCGGATCGTGATGGAACTGTTCGCCGACACAACTCCACGAACCGCAGAGAACTTCAGGGCTCTTTGCACtggagagaaaggaaaaggcCGAAGCGGCAAGCCTTTACACTACAAAGGCTCGACTTTCCATCGAGTCATCCCTGGATTCATGTGCCAAGGAGGAGATTTCACTGCAGGGAATGGAACCGGAGGGGAATCGATCTACGGATCGAAATTTGCTGACGAGaattttataaagaaacatACTGGGCCAGGGATTTTGTCCATGGCCAATGCTGGGCCTGGGACTAACGGGTCGCAGTTCTTTGTCTGTACAGCCAAGACTGAATGGCTCGATGGAAAACACGTGGTGTTTGGAAGAGTAGTGGAGGGTCTGGATGTTGTGAAGGCTATAGAGAAGTTTGGGTCGTCTAATGGAAGGACCTCTAAGCCTGTTGTTGTTGCTGACTGTGGACAGCTTTCTTGA
- the LOC7490648 gene encoding putative E3 ubiquitin-protein ligase LIN-1 — MAGSYGFAMDQKDIVSLLITTVGSFIQDRLVSKEQRTQHKEQCAERLAAEDGSCDKDTEVLYSDQAVLANLDWGIEALEEAIDTSNTETKLARLDHAEKMLQVCAMLNSYQRTAGVPNFYLSAWAHLYLSYLWNLRNNTENSVLHVLEMFIVDPFFSRIDFAPELWKDLFLPHTSSIVGWYSEARQRLMMEVIPDSSDLSFTANLDQFFNESLIYSMRPDQVEKLQKLEELYRESLDEKTRLFAKYYKDCMNSDSTARKKMVPMFPIAEPPVTPLHEVSRSIPDYVKFGPILPHSAGFSPVLRFKHAAKAESRLGIISSLSPNLEESSATCDPPPEGKPEDRENDSDCEPSDTYFDSEDKNHKLTTLPSIKSTENKDIGVSKRPSKAKSQKHSPKICSPMDSPRISPKIISPNSVVQSKREPKTILRILSCRAMDSAIATSLPDSPCMSKEHGSSSPDSDGEVIGLLRNVRKNRDRTRRMSCDNVSGQIFENSSLIQSDEGRESCISLPTSEKLTPRSRPRKDFVCPITGKLLNDPVTLETGETYEREAIQEWIKRGNTTCPITRQPLSADSLPKTNYVLKRLITYWKEQHPEFAQEFSYSETPRNSSTRETSLVSNPRRTFYSYGRNSTECHTQQRSKRFVRTAVSTSPTSEISQATIETIVNGLKPYISCLCTSENLEEREAAVSAVAKLWKDSKGDPAVLTFLSKPTFVNGIVEILSASVNRDALKTSIYILSELTFLDESVGEILTSVDYDFDCLAALLKNGLAEAVVLIYQLRPAFAQLSAHNFIPSLVQLIQSKSEDLDDLHFAIEPKDAAIAVLEQILTGGDENSQSVSAFAVIRANGIPALVKCLDRVEGRWSIVSILLCCMRADRSYRNFIASTVEPSPVLELFLSGNDNVRGLCIDFLSELVHLSRRTTCNQILQIIKEGGAFSTMHTFLVYLQMAPMKHKPSLATLLLQLDLLAEPRKMSIYREEAVEALIEALHRKEFSNSQMMALDALGSLSARRTSSGDLYMETWLLKIAGFDQPYNALMKPEKLTKNENDLAETNLAESMEDEERAESSWEKRVAFVLCNHEKGSIFKALQECFKSNSLETAKSCLVISTWLIYMLSVLPDTGVKSAARESLLEELINVLQSSRNMEDKILSTLALRTFVSDPAALEALGKYAKCIYRTLRKLKRSSPVVTDVLKSLMKMSSVNATELWNCTEVVEVDSCVNGKLLSLLHLEGRVISSHSDGTIKVWDAGKRVLRLIQEVREHTKAVTCLYIPSSGDKLYSGSLDKTIRVWAIKPEEIRCIQVHDVKEAVYELAANDKVACFVSQGPGVKVYSWSDVPKHINFNRTVKCLAMTGDILYCGASGYSIQEVDLSKFTSTTFYSGTRKMLGKQSIYSLHVQDGLLFAGGSAVDGTAGKVFCHTSKAVTGSFPTGFDILRISVNGDFIFTATRSGTIEVWLRERVTRVASIEVGGGGHTRVTCLASDMDGGMLYAGTSDGKIQAWALD, encoded by the exons ATGGCAGGAAGCTATGGGTTTGCAATGGACCAAAAGGATATTGTGAGTTTATTGATTACCACAGTGGGAAGTTTCATACAAGATCGCTTGGTCAGTAAAGAGCAAAGAACCCAGCACAAAGAACAGTGTGCTGAGAGATTAGCAGCTGAAGATGGGAGCTGTGATAAAGATACCGAGGTTCTATACTCTGATCAAGCAGTATTAGCAAATTTGGATTGGGGTATTGAAGCCCTTGAAGAAGCCATCGACACCTCCAACACGGAGACTAAGCTGGCACGATTAGATCATGCAGAGAAGATGCTGCAAGTTTGTGCCATGTTGAACTCTTACCAAAGAACAGCTGGAGTCCCCAATTTCTATCTCTCTGCTTGGGCCCACCTCTACCTTTCGTACCTATGGAATTTGCGTAACAATACTGAGAATTCTGTTCTTCATGTCCTTGAGATGTTTATTGTTGATCCCTTCTTCTCAAGAATTGATTTTGCCCCTGAACTCTGGAAAGATCTTTTTCTTCCGCATACGAGCTCTATTGTTGGATGGTATTCCGAGGCTAGACAGAGGCTTATGATGGAAGTAATTCCCGATTCTTCAGATTTGTCATTTACTGCTAACTTGGATCAGTTCTTCAATGAGTCTTTGATATATTCAATGAGGCCGGATCAGGTGGAAAAATTACAGAAGCTGGAGGAGCTTTACAGAGAATCCTTAGACGAGAAAACACGGCTTTTTGCTAAATACTACAAGGATTGCATGAATTCGGATTCAACAGCAAGAAAGAAGATGGTTCCAATGTTTCCAATAGCAGAGCCTCCAGTGACTCCTCTGCATGAGGTTAGCCGGTCTATTCCTGACTACGTGAAATTTGGTCCCATCTTGCCTCATAGTGCTGGTTTCTCTCCAGTTCTTAGATTTAAACATGCTGCGAAAGCAGAAAGCAG ATTGGGCATAATCTCGAGCCTCTCACCTAATTTAGAGGAGTCGTCTGCTACGTGTGATCCTCCTCCA GAGGGCAAGCCTGAGGACAGAGAAAATGATTCTGATTGCGAGCCGAGTGATACTTATTTTGATTCTGAAGATAAAAATCACAAGTTAACAACTCTTCCCAGCATAAAATCAACCGAAAATAAGGACATTGGAGTGAGCAAACGGCCATCTAAAGCAAAGAGCCAAAAGCATTCTCCCAAAATATGCTCTCCTATGGATTCCCCAAGAATTTCACCAAAGATCATTTCTCCTAATTCAGTTGTCCAGTCTAAAAGAGAACCCAAAACAATATTACGGATTCTTTCATGCCGTGCTATGGATTCTGCTATTGCTACCTCTTTACCTGATTCTCCATGCATGAGCAAGGAACACGGCAGTAGCTCACCAGACTCGGATGGTGAAGTGATA GGTCTGCTGAGAAATGTCAGGAAGAACCGTGATCGAACAAGGAGAATGAGTTGTGACAACGTGAGCGGCCAAATATTTGAGAATAG CTCTCTCATTCAGAGTGATGAAGGAAGAGAGAGCTGCATTTCACTGCCTACATCTGAGAAGTTGACTCCCCGTTCAAGACCACGAAAAGATTTTGTTTGCCCTATCACAGGAAAGCTTTTGAATGACCCAGTTACCCTTGAAACCGGAGAGACCTATGAGAGAGAAGCAATTCAAGAATGGATAAAAAGAGGAAACACAACATGCCCTATTACCCGCCAACCTCTCTCCGCAGATTCACTgcccaaaacaaattatgttttgaaGAGACTAATAACATATTGGAAAGAGCAGCATCCCGAGTTTGCTCAGGAATTTTCGTACTCTGAAACACCAAGGAACTCATCCACAAGAGAGACTTCTTTGGTGTCTAATCCTAGAAGAACATTTTATTCTTACGGTCGCAACAGCACAGAATGTCACACGCAGCAGAGGAGCAAAAGATTTGTCCGAACAGCAGTATCCACATCACCAACTAGTGAAATTTCTCAAGCTACAATTGAAACAATCGTCAATGGGTTGAAACCTTATATTTCATGTCTCTGTACTTCAGAAAACTTAGAAGAAAGGGAAGCAGCAGTTTCAGCAGTAGCCAAATTGTGGAAGGACTCAAAGGGTGATCCTGCAGTTCTTACATTTTTATCTAAGCCAACGTTTGTAAATGGGATTGTAGAAATACTATCAGCTTCTGTAAACAGAGATGCTCTTAAAACTTCAATTTACATTCTCTCTGAGCTAACATTTTTGGATGAAAGTGTTGGAGAGATTCTTACCAGTGTAGATTATGATTTTGATTGCCTAGCCGCTTTGTTAAAAAATGGGCTTGCTGAGGCTGTTGTTCTGATATACCAACTGAGGCCAGCATTTGCTCAGCTTTCGGCTCACAACTTTATACCCTCACTTGTCCAGTTAATCCAGAGTAAAAGTGAAGATTTGGATGATCTTCACTTTGCAATAGAGCCCAAGGATGCTGCTATAGCAGTGCTTGAACAGATACTTACTGGTGGGGATGAAAACAGCCAGTCTGTCAGTGCTTTTGCTGTTATTCGTGCAAATGGAATTCCAGCTCTGGTCAAGTGTTTGGATAGAGTGGAAGGAAGATGGTCAATTGTTTCAATACTTCTCTGTTGCATGCGTGCTGATAGAAGTTACCGGAACTTTATAGCAAGTACAGTCGAACCATCTCCTGTGCTTGAATTATTTCTTTCAGGAAATGATAATGTGCGAGGCTTATGTATTGACTTCCTGTCTGAGCTAGTTCACTTAAGCAG GAGGACAACCTGTAACCAGATCTTGCAGATAATTAAAGAAGGAGGAGCATTTAGTACCATGCACACCTTTCTTGTTTATCTCCAAATGGCTCCCATGAAGCACAAACCTTCCCTTGCCACTCTTCTTCTTCAGCTTGATCTCCTG GCTGAGCCACGAAAGATGAGCATTTACAGGGAAGAAGCTGTAGAGGCGTTAATTGAAGCACTGCACAGAAAGGAATTCTCTAATTCTCAAATGATGGCTCTGGATGCTTTAGGATCTCTTTCTGCACGCAGGACTTCATCTGGGGATCTTTACATGGAAACCTGGTTACTGAAGATTGCAGGGTTTGACCAACCTTACAATGCTTTGATGAAGCCAGAGAAGCTGACGaagaatgaaaatgatttaGCAGAAACAAATTTAGCCGAATCAatg GAAGATGAAGAGAGAGCAGAAAGTTCTTGGGAGAAAAGAGTAGCTTTTGTCCTTTGCAATCATGAAAAGGGCTCTATCTTTAAAGCTTTACAGGAATGCTTCAAGAGTAATTCCTTAGAGACTGCAAAGTCATGCCTTGTGATTTCCACATGGCTCATATACATGCTTTCAGTTCTTCCTGACACTGGTGTAAAAAGTGCTGCTCGTGAATCCTTGCTTGAGGAATTAATTAATGTCCTTCAATCATCTAGAAATATGGAAGACAAGATTTTGTCAACCCTTGCATTAAGAACTTTCGTAAGCGACCCAG CTGCACTTGAAGCGCTTGGGAAGTATGCTAAATGCATCTACAGAACCTTGAGAAAACTTAAGCGAAGTTCACCAGTGGTCACTGATGTACTGAAATCTTTAATGAAAATGTCTTCTGTCAATGCA ACAGAGTTGTGGAATTGTACCGAAGTGGTTGAGGTAGATTCATGTGTCAATGGCAAATTGCTGTCTTTGCTTCATTTGGAAGGTCGTGTTATTAGCAGCCATTCCGACGGAACCATAAAG GTGTGGGATGCTGGAAAGAGGGTTCTAAGGTTAATTCAAGAAGTTCGTGAACATACAAAAGCTGTCACATGCCTGTATATTCCATCTTCAGGAGACAAATTGTACAGTGGTTCCTTGGACAAAACAATTCGG GTTTGGGCAATCAAACCTGAAGAAATTCGTTGTATTCAGGTTCACGATGTGAAGGAGGCAGTTTACGAGCTGGCAGCTAATGATAAAGTTGCATGCTTTGTTTCTCAAGGACCAGGAGTTAAG GTGTACAGCTGGTCAGATGTTCCAAAGCACATAAACTTCAACAGAACCGTGAAGTGCCTTGCCATGACAGGGGATATATTATATTGTGGTGCCTCTGGTTACAGTATCCAAGAGGTGGATCTGAGCAAATTCACATCAACAACTTTCTACTCGGGAACAAGAAAAATGTTGGGGAAACAAAGTATTTATTCCCTACATGTTCAAGATGGTCTTCTGTTTGCTGGTGGTTCAGCAGTTGATGGGACAGCAGGGAAG GTATTTTGTCACACGAGCAAGGCTGTAACAGGATCCTTCCCAACTGGGTTCGACATTCTGCGGATTTCAGTCAACGGCGACTTCATATTCACAGCCACGAGAAGTGGGACCATTGAGGTttggttgagagagagagttacAAGGGTTGCCTCCATCGAAGTCGGCGGCGGGGGACACACAAGAGTTACATGCTTGGCATCAGATATGGATGGAGGAATGCTTTATGCCGGTACTTCTGATGGCAAGATACAG GCTTGGGCGTTGGACTAG
- the LOC7490649 gene encoding uncharacterized protein LOC7490649 isoform X2, with protein MPFDGFSPLISSQLQYLLNHFPHTIQIEQAWSGTRYFPGSLDRFTLLIPYCLDYIKWDIIYNAEFPLAAPDVIFGPEDDGFHPFIVVGREEGDSRLVKNSLTDWNNKDPSRLLALVMELRDKYRSYQERRVGEVDDDRLKFEISTIVSREPGEVKFAVPLMDMNINKMVLGCPWSHPQKIYLQVIYPVGRKYAPATSAPRLKLMCTPELKALFSIDEVKLPAWLDGMCMAEYLPHLEELLQRQVLEAVTLIDVRRQFIEALSPVIGRPLEADPVFCRKASFLVCSGPFTFLVHFFLSTQFPKQRPSLMFQSIQHFNSLGIPVKSPLITEYLWSPRWEPSQMAERISDFLVDESLNFKRHCNESQLQH; from the exons ATGCCATTTGATGGATTCTCTCCTCTCATCTCGTCTCAACTCCAGTACCTCCTCAATCACTTCCCTCACACGATCCAG ATTGAGCAGGCTTGGTCAGGCACCAGATACTTTCCTGGAAGTCTTGATCGATTCACATTGCTCATTCCCTACTGTCTAGACTACATAAAAT GGGATATTATATACAATGCTGAATTTCCATTAGCTGCGCCGGATGTTATATTTGGTCCCGAGGATGATGGTTTCCATCCATTTATTGTCGTAGGAAGAGAGGAAGGGGATTCGAGGCTCGTTAAGAACAGTTTGACTGATTGGAACAATAAAGATCCTTCACGGCTGTTGGCTCTCGTAATGGAATTGAG GGATAAATATAGGTCTTACCAGGAGAGACGCGTGGGAGAAGTTGATGATGATAGGTTGAAGTTTGAAATTAGTACTATTGTATCTAGGGAG CCAGGGGAGGTTAAATTTGCTGTGCCTTTAATGGacatgaatataaataaaatggtgCTTGGATGCCCCTGGAGTCATCCACAAAAGATATACTTACAG GTTATTTATCCTGTTGGTAGAAAGTATGCACCTGCTACTTCAGCACCTCGTCTGAAATTAATGTGCACTCCTGAGTTGAAAGCCCTGTTTTCTATTGATGAAGTCAAACTTCCTGCATGGTTGGATGGAAT GTGCATGGCTGAATATCTTCCCCACCTGGAAGAACTCCTTCAGAGACAG GTCTTAGAGGCAGTTACGTTAATTGATGTTAGAAGGCAGTTTATCGAGGCATTATCTCCAGTAATTGGAAGGCCGCTAGAAGCTGATCCA GTTTTTTGCAGAAAGGCTTCATTTCTTGTCTGTTCTGGACCATTTACATTCCTG GTGCATTTTTTCCTCTCAACTCAGTTTCCAAAACAGCGGCCTTCTCTAATGTTTCAAAGTATTCag CATTTCAATTCCCTTGGCATCCCGGTCAAGTCACCTCTGATTACAGAGTATCTATGGAGTCCTAGATGGGAACCCTCACAAATGGCTGAGCGGATCTC TGACTTTTTGGTGGATGAATCTCTAAATTTCAAAAGGCACTGCAACGAATCTCAACTTCAACACTAG
- the LOC7490649 gene encoding uncharacterized protein LOC7490649 isoform X1, whose amino-acid sequence MPFDGFSPLISSQLQYLLNHFPHTIQIEQAWSGTRYFPGSLDRFTLLIPYCLDYIKWDIIYNAEFPLAAPDVIFGPEDDGFHPFIVVGREEGDSRLVKNSLTDWNNKDPSRLLALVMELRDKYRSYQERRVGEVDDDRLKFEISTIVSREGIEMHMSSGVEKPGEVKFAVPLMDMNINKMVLGCPWSHPQKIYLQVIYPVGRKYAPATSAPRLKLMCTPELKALFSIDEVKLPAWLDGMCMAEYLPHLEELLQRQVLEAVTLIDVRRQFIEALSPVIGRPLEADPVFCRKASFLVCSGPFTFLVHFFLSTQFPKQRPSLMFQSIQHFNSLGIPVKSPLITEYLWSPRWEPSQMAERISDFLVDESLNFKRHCNESQLQH is encoded by the exons ATGCCATTTGATGGATTCTCTCCTCTCATCTCGTCTCAACTCCAGTACCTCCTCAATCACTTCCCTCACACGATCCAG ATTGAGCAGGCTTGGTCAGGCACCAGATACTTTCCTGGAAGTCTTGATCGATTCACATTGCTCATTCCCTACTGTCTAGACTACATAAAAT GGGATATTATATACAATGCTGAATTTCCATTAGCTGCGCCGGATGTTATATTTGGTCCCGAGGATGATGGTTTCCATCCATTTATTGTCGTAGGAAGAGAGGAAGGGGATTCGAGGCTCGTTAAGAACAGTTTGACTGATTGGAACAATAAAGATCCTTCACGGCTGTTGGCTCTCGTAATGGAATTGAG GGATAAATATAGGTCTTACCAGGAGAGACGCGTGGGAGAAGTTGATGATGATAGGTTGAAGTTTGAAATTAGTACTATTGTATCTAGGGAG GGAATTGAAATGCATATGAGTTCTGGTGTTGAAAAG CCAGGGGAGGTTAAATTTGCTGTGCCTTTAATGGacatgaatataaataaaatggtgCTTGGATGCCCCTGGAGTCATCCACAAAAGATATACTTACAG GTTATTTATCCTGTTGGTAGAAAGTATGCACCTGCTACTTCAGCACCTCGTCTGAAATTAATGTGCACTCCTGAGTTGAAAGCCCTGTTTTCTATTGATGAAGTCAAACTTCCTGCATGGTTGGATGGAAT GTGCATGGCTGAATATCTTCCCCACCTGGAAGAACTCCTTCAGAGACAG GTCTTAGAGGCAGTTACGTTAATTGATGTTAGAAGGCAGTTTATCGAGGCATTATCTCCAGTAATTGGAAGGCCGCTAGAAGCTGATCCA GTTTTTTGCAGAAAGGCTTCATTTCTTGTCTGTTCTGGACCATTTACATTCCTG GTGCATTTTTTCCTCTCAACTCAGTTTCCAAAACAGCGGCCTTCTCTAATGTTTCAAAGTATTCag CATTTCAATTCCCTTGGCATCCCGGTCAAGTCACCTCTGATTACAGAGTATCTATGGAGTCCTAGATGGGAACCCTCACAAATGGCTGAGCGGATCTC TGACTTTTTGGTGGATGAATCTCTAAATTTCAAAAGGCACTGCAACGAATCTCAACTTCAACACTAG
- the LOC7479116 gene encoding tubulin beta chain: MREILHIQGGQCGNQIGAKFWEVICDEHGIDQNGKYSGDAASSDLQLERINVYYNEASGGKYVPRAVLMDLEPGTMESIRSGPYGQIFRPDNFVHGQSGAGNNWAKGHYTEGAELIDAVLDVVRKEAENCDCLQGFQVCHSLGGGTGSGMGTLLISKIREEYPDRMMLTFSVFPSPKVSDTVVEPYNATLSVHQLVENADECMVLDNEALYDICFRTLKLSTPSFGDLNHLISATMSGVTCCLRFPGQLNSDLRKLAVNLIPFPRLHFFMVGFAPLTSRGSQGYISLTVPELTQQMWDSKNMMCAADPRHGRYLTASAMFRGKMSTKEVDEQMINVQNKNSSYFVEWIPNNVKSSVCDIAPKGLTMASTFVGNSTSIQEMFRRVSEQFTAMFRRKAFLHWYTGEGMDEMEFTEAESNMNDLVAEYQQYQDATIEEDGEYEEEGEENYDA, from the exons ATGAGAGAGATCCTTCATATTCAAGGAGGCCAATGCGGTAACCAAATCGGTGCCAAATTCTGGGAAGTTATATGCGACGAGCACGGAATCGATCAAAACGGAAAGTACTCCGGCGACGCGGCGTCTTCTGATCTTCAACTGGAAAGGATCAATGTGTATTACAATGAAGCTTCAGGTGGAAAATATGTGCCGAGGGCGGTCCTTATGGATCTTGAACCGGGTACTATGGAGAGTATTAGATCCGGTCCGTATGGACAGATCTTTAGACCTGATAATTTTGTGCATGGACAGTCCGGCGCTGGTAATAATTGGGCTAAAGGTCATTACACTGAAGGAGCTGAGCTGATTGATGCTGTTCTTGACGTTGTCAGAAAAGAGGCTGAGAATTGTGATTGCTTGCAAG GCTTTCAGGTGTGCCACTCGCTTGGAGGTGGTACAGGTTCTGGCATGGGAACACTTCTAATTTCAAAGATCCGAGAGGAATATCCTGACAGGATGATGCTTACATTCTCTGTTTTCCCTTCACCAAAGGTCTCGGACACGGTTGTGGAGCCATATAATGCTACCCTCTCAGTGCATCAGTTGGTAGAGAATGCTGACGAATGCATGGTTCTTGACAATGAAGCACTGTATGACATATGCTTCCGGACTCTAAAGCTTAGCACTCCAAGCT TTGGTGACCTTAACCATTTGATCTCTGCAACTATGAGCGGTGTAACTTGCTGTCTGAGGTTCCCTGGTCAGCTCAACTCTGACCTTCGCAAGCTGGCTGTAAACCTGATCCCATTTCCCCGTCTTCACTTCTTCATGGTAGGGTTTGCACCACTCACATCTCGTGGTTCCCAGGGGTATATCTCCCTCACTGTCCCAGAGCTGACCCAGCAGATGTGGGATTCTAAGAACATGATGTGTGCTGCTGACCCCCGCCATGGCCGCTACTTGACAGCCTCAGCCATGTTCAGGGGCAAGATGAGCACCAAAGAGGTGGATGAACAGATGATTAATGTGCAGAACAAGAATTCATCATATTTTGTGGAGTGGATTCCCAACAATGTGAAGTCTAGCGTGTGTGATATTGCACCAAAAGGTCTGACGATGGCATCGACTTTTGTGGGGAACTCCACGTCAATCCAGGAGATGTTCAGGAGGGTGAGTGAGCAGTTCACAGCCATGTTCCGTCGCAAGGCCTTCTTGCACTGGTATACTGGGGAAGGGATGGATGAGATGGAGTTCACTGAAGCAGAGAGCAACATGAACGATCTCGTGGCAGAGTACCAGCAATACCAGGATGCAACAATTGAGGAAGATGGTGAATATGAGGAGGAAGGTGAAGAGAACTATGATGCCTAG
- the LOC7479675 gene encoding uncharacterized protein LOC7479675 yields the protein MAFRHGYCTLYDEFGDDEIEVAEILSSFPRLIAMSKYSSWLSYTWGGKRRRSAEANLGPRPAVQSPPTSVSPSPPPILSGSVGPAITTNTTRIAASEPERPIIVKVEPATSPATPLSFFPSESDERPKRSNRKVYTKKRREDLLKIKSQLTKSNELLTGEIQMVTRHHDQLKASNSWWIARKQELTMGVIKREDQLNLLRMDLGQETVKCPDHVVDDQAHLSLRVPGITFYQQQPFMLDKNANNQEMGCNYPNPYGQRRVSLFPSTTSSTSDDFGPRSIPDLNLTIGQPAWMDSEVKQLVDDKSTVVNGAIVGTVVNGAITVRSINKAIAAQARRRRMLICKKKLSNVSSKLRFPL from the exons ATGGCATTCAGGCATGGTTACTGTACTCTTTACGATGAGTTTGGAGATGATGAAATCGAGGTTGCTGAAATCTTGTCAAGTTTCCCTCGTTTAATTGCTATGTCTAAGTATAGTTCTTGGCTTTCATACACATGGGGTGGTAAAAGGAGGAGATCCGCGGAGGCCAATTTGGGTCCACGACCCGCCGTTCAATCACCACCAACATCAGTATCACCTTCGCCGCCACCGATTTTATCTGGTTCCGTGGGTCCTGCTATTACTACTAACACTACTCGTATTGCTGCCTCTGAACCTGAGAGACCCATCATCGTCAAAGTTGAACCGGCGACTAGCCCTGCAacacctctttctttctttcctagTGAATCTGACGAGAGGCCTAAGCGCTCGAACAGGAAAGTCTATACTAAAAAG AGAAGAGAGGATTTGCTGAAGATTAAAAGCCAACTTACTAAGAGCAATGAATTGCTAACAGGG gAGATACAAATGGTGACTCGACATCATGATCAATTGAAAGCTAGTAATTCATGGTGGATAGCAAGGAAACAAGAG CTAACCATGGGTGTTATTAAAAGAGAAGATCAGTTGAATCTTCTACGAATGGATTTAGGCCAAGAAACTGTTAAATGTCCTGATCATGTTGTTGATGATCAAGCTCATCTTTCTCTGCGCGTGCCCGGCATCACATTTTATCAGCAGCAACCATTTATGCTAGATAAGAATGCCAACAATCAAGAAATGGGCTGCAACTATCCAAACCCTTATGGCCAAAGAAGAGTGTCCCTGTTCCCATCTACGACTTCTAGTACCAGTGATGATTTTGGCCCACGTAGCATCCCTGATCTCAATCTAACTATCGGGCAGCCTGCTTGGATGGACTCTGAAGTTAAACAACTGGTTGATGACAAGAGTACTGTGGTTAATGGGGCCATTGTGGGTACTGTGGTTAATGGGGCCATCACTGTCAGGAGTATTAATAAGGCCATCGCTGCTCAGGCAAGACGAAGAAGGATGCTCATTTGCAAGAAGAAGCTTTCTAATGTCTCCAGTAAATTACGATTCCCACTTTGA